One part of the Podarcis muralis chromosome 3, rPodMur119.hap1.1, whole genome shotgun sequence genome encodes these proteins:
- the LOC144327170 gene encoding uncharacterized protein LOC144327170, whose translation MFSNDPCCDFMVRRAIEGWSRWQPPRTEGRRPISYELLSQIRIKLRSICSSKFEARLFSAAYTIAFFGMFRVGEVAAEATANGTTHGLLMEDMQLSSSSMTVRVRQSKTDQGAVFGRRVWICGHSIVHWARVRSASCDLTPNLGLPSWVRVSWFSRRGMRWEELMSLLKERVSVFGPPNILIIQLGENDLANRKSVDLLWNMKKDLDELAALCPGTTLFWSSLLKRMVWRGAHDIMAIEKSRKLLNRVIARKVNGLVISHDSIRIGDQTLFRDDGVHLSDRGNDIWLDNIVSSIKDWLQL comes from the exons ATGTTCTCCAACGATCCGTGCTGCGACTTCATGGTCCGCAGAGCAATTgagggttggagtagatggcAACCTCCAAGGACTGAAGGCCGTAGGCCTATCTCTTACGAGTTGCTCTCCCAAATCCGCATAAAACTTAGGTCAATTTGCTCGTCCAAGTTTGAGGCCCGGCTCTTCTCTGCGGCATACACTATCGCCTTCTTTGGCATGTTTAGGGTTGGTGAGGTTGCAGCTGAGGCTACCGCAAATGGCACAACACACGGCCTCCTCATGGAGGACATGCAGTTGTCCAGCTCAAGTATGACAGTGCGGGTACGTCAATCTAAAACCGATCAGGGCG CTGTCTTCGGTAGACGAGTTTGGATCTGTGGCCACAGTATTGTCCATTGGGCTCGCGTTCGGTCGGCAAGTTGTGACCTCACTCCTAATCTGGGGCTACCATCTTGggtgcgagtttcctggttttcaagACGGGGCATGCGTTGGGAGGAACTCATGTCGTTGCTGAAAGAAAGAGTTTCTGTGTTTGGCCCCCCTAACATCCTAATCATTCAGCTGGGGGAGAATGACCTCGCCAACAGAAAGAGTGTGGACTTGTTGTGGAACATGAAAAAGGACTTGGACGAGCTTGCTGCTTTATGTCCCGGAACAACCTTGTTCTGGTCCTCACTCCTAAAGAGAAtggtttggcgcggtgcgcatGACATTATGGCCATTGagaaatccaggaaactcttaaaTCGTGTGATAGCCCGCAAAGTGAATGGCCTAGTTATCTCTCATGACAGTATCCGGATTGGCGATCAGACCTTGTTCCGGGATGAcggggttcatctttcagatcggggaAATGACATTTGGCTAGATAACATCGTCAGCAGTATTaaggattggttgcagctgtga